A DNA window from Thermogemmata fonticola contains the following coding sequences:
- a CDS encoding ArsR/SmtB family transcription factor, translating into MMELREARPIARMLAGLSEPTRLMIALCLLERPHYVGELSEILKMPMVNVSHHLGVLKQAGLVEDTREGRRVLYRLREGVLDAASGPDTHVVLNLGPYRLWITEPPPVQPVNWQQGRKRGRPRRHKRSH; encoded by the coding sequence ATGATGGAATTGCGTGAAGCGCGGCCCATTGCCCGAATGCTCGCCGGGTTGAGCGAACCAACCCGTTTGATGATCGCCTTGTGCCTTTTGGAACGGCCGCATTACGTGGGCGAGTTGTCCGAAATCCTGAAGATGCCGATGGTGAATGTGTCGCATCATTTGGGGGTCCTCAAGCAAGCCGGTCTGGTGGAGGATACGCGGGAAGGGCGCCGGGTGCTCTACCGCCTGCGGGAGGGAGTTCTGGATGCGGCCAGCGGACCGGACACCCACGTGGTGCTCAACCTTGGTCCGTATCGCCTGTGGATCACGGAACCTCCGCCTGTGCAACCGGTGAATTGGCAGCAGGGGCGCAAGCGGGGCCGGCCCCGGCGGCATAAACGCTCTCACTAA
- the fumC gene encoding class II fumarate hydratase has translation MAEYRIETDTMGPIRVPADRYFGAQTARSLVHFAIGIEVMPRPVIRAFGILKKAAALVNRELGLLPEDKCAWIVQAADEVIAGQLDEHFPLRVWQTGSGTQTNMNVNEVIANRAIVLAGGTPGSKKPIHPNDDVNMSQSSNDTFPTAMHIAAATEVRQRLLPAVTALRDTLAAKSQEFADIVKIGRTHLMDAVPLTLGQEFSGYVAQIDYGLQAIQAALPPVYELALGGTAVGTGLNAHPQFAERVARKIAELTGLPFVSAPNKFQALAGHEPLASLAGALQTLAAGLMKIANDIRWLASGPRCGLAEITIPENEPGSSIMPGKVNPTQSEAMTMVCIQVMANTTAVAFAASQGNFELNVFKPLIIYNILQSIRLLADACRSFREHCAADMPELDYQALEYAVHPETGRLEVDASKLRPKAGAPLRPGITPNRERIRRYLNESLMLVTALNRYIGYDAAAKIAKAAHANGTTLREEAIRLAPPLKDGSGVLTAEIFDRIVRPEKMVGPGLE, from the coding sequence ATGGCCGAGTATCGTATCGAAACCGACACCATGGGGCCAATTCGGGTCCCTGCTGACCGGTATTTCGGGGCGCAAACCGCCCGCTCGCTGGTCCACTTCGCCATCGGGATCGAGGTGATGCCCCGGCCCGTGATCCGGGCTTTCGGCATTCTCAAAAAGGCGGCGGCCTTGGTCAATCGTGAACTGGGACTGCTGCCGGAGGACAAATGCGCCTGGATCGTTCAGGCCGCGGATGAGGTGATCGCCGGCCAGCTCGACGAGCACTTCCCCCTGCGCGTGTGGCAGACCGGCAGCGGCACCCAGACGAACATGAACGTCAACGAGGTGATTGCCAACCGGGCCATCGTCCTCGCCGGCGGCACGCCGGGCAGCAAAAAGCCGATCCATCCCAACGACGACGTCAACATGTCGCAGTCGTCCAATGATACCTTCCCGACCGCGATGCATATTGCCGCCGCCACGGAGGTCCGGCAGCGCCTCCTGCCCGCCGTCACGGCCTTGCGCGACACGCTGGCGGCCAAATCCCAGGAGTTCGCCGACATTGTCAAAATCGGCCGCACCCATCTCATGGATGCCGTCCCGCTGACGCTCGGCCAGGAGTTCAGCGGTTATGTGGCCCAGATCGACTACGGCCTTCAGGCCATCCAGGCGGCGCTGCCTCCGGTGTACGAGCTGGCCCTGGGAGGAACCGCCGTCGGCACCGGCCTCAATGCCCATCCGCAGTTTGCCGAGCGGGTCGCCCGGAAGATCGCCGAATTGACAGGCTTGCCCTTTGTCAGCGCGCCGAACAAGTTCCAGGCCCTGGCCGGTCACGAACCGCTGGCTAGCCTCGCCGGCGCGTTGCAGACCCTGGCCGCTGGCCTGATGAAGATCGCCAACGACATCCGCTGGCTCGCCTCCGGACCCCGCTGCGGACTCGCCGAAATCACCATCCCGGAAAACGAACCCGGCTCCTCCATCATGCCCGGCAAGGTCAATCCCACCCAGTCCGAAGCCATGACCATGGTCTGCATCCAGGTCATGGCCAACACGACCGCCGTGGCTTTCGCCGCCAGTCAGGGCAATTTTGAACTCAACGTCTTCAAACCCCTCATCATTTACAACATTCTCCAATCGATCCGCTTGCTCGCTGATGCCTGCCGAAGTTTCCGGGAACACTGCGCTGCCGACATGCCGGAGCTGGACTACCAGGCCCTGGAATACGCCGTTCATCCGGAGACGGGCCGCCTGGAAGTCGATGCCAGCAAGCTGCGCCCCAAGGCCGGCGCTCCGCTGCGGCCAGGGATCACGCCCAATCGTGAGCGCATCCGCCGCTACCTGAACGAATCCCTCATGCTGGTGACGGCCCTCAATCGTTACATCGGCTACGACGCCGCGGCCAAGATCGCCAAAGCAGCCCACGCCAACGGGACCACGCTGCGGGAAGAAGCCATCCGCCTGGCGCCGCCGCTCAAAGACGGCTCCGGCGTCCTGACCGCCGAAATTTTCGACCGCATCGTCCGGCCCGAAAAGATGGTCGGACCGGGGTTGGAATAA
- a CDS encoding sugar phosphate isomerase/epimerase family protein — MRAIQREQGVWSRREVVGAGLAAAIGGVRLAAVQAANDPPAQEAPVRFRLGLVTYNVAKDWDLPTVLRVCQEVGIAAVECRTTHKHGVEPSLTAPQRQEVKKRFADAGIIFWGCGTVCEFHAADPAVVRKNIEECKRFIDLVRDLGGKGVKVRPNGVPKGVEPARTFEQIGKALIECGKAAADAGVEIWVEVHGAVTQIPQNMRTIMEHCQHPAVGVCWNSNPTDVNRGSVAEAFALLKPYLKSCHINDLDNDARGTYPYRELFRLLRQCGYDRFTLCEVGRAYPDVAEGTAFLKRYKEQWQRLVQG; from the coding sequence ATGCGTGCGATCCAGCGGGAGCAGGGTGTGTGGAGTCGGCGTGAGGTGGTGGGAGCCGGGTTGGCCGCCGCGATCGGGGGAGTGAGGCTCGCCGCTGTCCAGGCGGCGAACGACCCGCCGGCCCAGGAGGCGCCAGTCCGCTTCCGCCTGGGCCTGGTCACCTACAACGTGGCCAAGGACTGGGATTTGCCCACGGTGCTGCGCGTCTGCCAGGAAGTTGGGATCGCCGCGGTGGAGTGCCGGACGACCCACAAGCATGGCGTGGAACCGTCCTTGACCGCCCCCCAACGCCAGGAGGTGAAAAAACGCTTCGCGGATGCCGGGATCATTTTCTGGGGTTGCGGCACGGTGTGCGAGTTCCACGCGGCGGACCCCGCAGTGGTGCGGAAGAACATCGAGGAATGCAAGCGGTTCATCGACCTGGTTCGGGACCTGGGCGGCAAGGGGGTCAAGGTGCGTCCCAACGGCGTGCCCAAAGGCGTGGAACCGGCCCGGACCTTCGAGCAGATCGGCAAGGCCCTCATCGAGTGCGGCAAGGCCGCCGCCGACGCTGGCGTGGAAATCTGGGTCGAAGTCCACGGTGCCGTCACGCAAATCCCCCAGAACATGCGCACCATCATGGAACATTGCCAGCATCCGGCGGTGGGGGTCTGCTGGAACTCCAACCCCACGGATGTCAACCGCGGGTCCGTGGCGGAGGCCTTCGCCCTCTTGAAGCCCTACCTCAAATCCTGCCACATCAACGACCTGGACAATGACGCCCGCGGCACTTACCCCTACCGCGAACTCTTCCGCCTCCTCCGCCAGTGCGGTTACGACCGCTTCACCCTCTGCGAAGTGGGCCGAGCTTATCCCGATGTCGCCGAAGGAACCGCCTTCCTGAAGCGGTACAAGGAGCAGTGGCAACGCTTAGTCCAGGGATGA
- a CDS encoding helix-turn-helix domain-containing protein, which produces MTVMLGAFPATITPTPEDTRLAQEASQQLAKLLQGRKKNVRFRIQPTDKPEETVTLPLSILRLLADILSQMAKGNPVTLIPTHVELTTQQAADLLLVSRPYLIKLLDEGKIPYRMVGKHRRIRFDDLMAYKQKDDEERLKVLEELSALDQELGGMGY; this is translated from the coding sequence ATGACGGTCATGCTCGGCGCATTTCCTGCGACCATCACCCCGACACCGGAGGACACGCGGCTGGCCCAGGAAGCCAGCCAGCAGCTCGCCAAGCTGCTCCAGGGGAGGAAGAAGAACGTCCGCTTCCGCATCCAGCCGACCGACAAGCCGGAAGAGACCGTCACGCTGCCGCTGTCGATCCTTCGACTGCTCGCGGACATCCTGAGCCAGATGGCCAAAGGCAATCCCGTGACGCTGATCCCCACCCATGTCGAGCTGACCACGCAGCAAGCCGCCGACTTGCTCCTCGTCTCCCGGCCGTATCTGATCAAGTTGCTTGACGAAGGCAAAATCCCCTACCGCATGGTCGGCAAGCACCGCCGCATTCGCTTCGATGACCTAATGGCCTACAAACAGAAGGATGACGAGGAGCGGCTGAAGGTCTTGGAAGAGCTGTCCGCCCTCGATCAGGAACTCGGTGGCATGGGCTACTGA
- a CDS encoding NIPSNAP family protein, which translates to MHRSVGLTAAGVLLMAAMFASAPRGEATAPAADTRLYELRVYYAAPGKLEALHARFRNHTLKLFEKHGLSNGGYFVPAGDNPQRKLVYWITAPSKAARDKSFADFLQDPQWKAVVAETEKDGKLVERIESTFLQLTDYSPPVKLERADPPRVFELRTYTATPGNLGALNDRFRNHTLKLFTRHGITNIAYWNLLPDQPKADRMLIYLLAHKSIEAARKSFEAFRNDPDWIAARKASEEKAGGSLTEPKGGVVSEFLLPTDYSPLR; encoded by the coding sequence ATGCATCGCAGTGTGGGACTGACGGCGGCTGGTGTCCTTCTGATGGCAGCAATGTTTGCGTCCGCGCCGCGGGGAGAAGCGACCGCACCCGCAGCGGATACCCGGCTGTATGAACTGCGGGTGTACTATGCCGCACCTGGCAAGCTGGAGGCCCTCCATGCCCGCTTCCGCAATCACACCCTGAAGCTCTTCGAGAAGCACGGGCTGAGCAACGGCGGCTACTTCGTCCCCGCCGGCGACAACCCCCAGCGCAAACTGGTGTACTGGATCACGGCACCCAGCAAAGCGGCACGGGACAAGAGCTTCGCCGACTTCCTCCAGGACCCCCAGTGGAAAGCCGTCGTGGCGGAAACCGAAAAGGACGGCAAGCTGGTCGAACGGATTGAGTCCACCTTCCTGCAACTGACCGATTACTCCCCGCCGGTGAAACTGGAACGGGCCGATCCGCCCCGCGTCTTCGAGCTGCGCACCTATACTGCCACGCCCGGCAACCTCGGCGCTTTGAATGATCGCTTCCGCAATCACACGCTCAAGCTGTTCACCCGTCACGGCATCACCAACATCGCCTACTGGAACCTCCTGCCGGACCAGCCGAAAGCGGACCGGATGCTGATTTACCTGCTGGCCCACAAGAGCATCGAGGCGGCGCGGAAATCGTTTGAGGCCTTCCGCAACGACCCGGACTGGATCGCCGCCCGCAAGGCCAGTGAAGAAAAGGCCGGCGGCAGCCTGACCGAACCCAAGGGGGGCGTCGTGAGCGAATTCCTGCTCCCCACGGACTACTCCCCCTTGCGCTGA
- a CDS encoding helix-hairpin-helix domain-containing protein: MAVLTNHQLAELLRARAQHLAQEGANVYRVRALRRAALVLLGLPWEAAELATPQGRKVLERIPGIGRGIARTLCEWVRRAHQEAESASVPVPCGEASSFPSFPRQQGEGSSLPVRLGEGSALAAQPDVGSLSAAVERSGSETQPVG; encoded by the coding sequence ATGGCGGTGCTCACCAATCACCAACTGGCGGAACTATTGCGGGCACGTGCTCAGCATTTGGCGCAGGAGGGGGCCAACGTGTATCGGGTCCGGGCGTTGCGGCGGGCGGCTCTGGTGCTGCTCGGTCTGCCGTGGGAAGCCGCCGAGCTGGCCACCCCCCAGGGACGCAAGGTGCTGGAACGCATCCCTGGCATCGGGCGGGGCATTGCACGCACCCTCTGCGAATGGGTCCGCCGGGCGCACCAGGAAGCGGAAAGCGCTTCCGTTCCGGTGCCTTGTGGGGAAGCTTCTTCCTTTCCCAGCTTTCCCAGGCAGCAAGGAGAAGGTTCCTCCCTCCCGGTGCGGCTAGGGGAAGGTTCTGCCCTGGCGGCCCAGCCCGATGTCGGCAGCCTGTCAGCCGCGGTGGAGAGGAGCGGGAGCGAGACCCAGCCCGTAGGTTGA
- the ribD gene encoding bifunctional diaminohydroxyphosphoribosylaminopyrimidine deaminase/5-amino-6-(5-phosphoribosylamino)uracil reductase RibD, which produces MDSPDRYLEPMKEALRVAGGGRGRVEPNPLVGAVILDAEGRYIASGCHKEYGGPHAEIIALEIAGERARGGTLIVTLEPCCHHGKTPPCTEAILAAGIRRVVAAMTDPFPAVAGRGFQRLREAGVEVIVGVGEVEARRLNAAYLKRVATGQPWVHAKWAMSLDGCLASDSGHSYWISNEASRYHVHKLRGVMDAIIVGAKTVRVDDPLLIPQLPTPRKPRRVVVSASGQLPSEAKLLRTAREVPTLVYTTAEAVPRLAAWQAAGVEIVPLPLQSPADPSAPRLSISALLDDLGRRGCTHVLVEGGPTLFSSFWQADAIDEWHVYLAPLLLATGRVPLQGRAARFMSDALHLAQASIAAFSDNAYLHAYTPRGPFAPSPLKSAPS; this is translated from the coding sequence ATGGATTCTCCCGATCGTTACTTGGAGCCTATGAAAGAGGCCCTGCGGGTGGCGGGCGGGGGGCGCGGCAGGGTGGAGCCGAATCCGCTGGTCGGGGCCGTGATCCTGGACGCCGAGGGGCGCTATATAGCGTCGGGCTGCCATAAGGAGTACGGCGGTCCGCATGCCGAGATCATAGCCTTGGAGATAGCTGGGGAGCGCGCCCGCGGCGGGACGCTGATCGTGACGCTGGAGCCGTGCTGTCACCACGGCAAGACGCCGCCGTGCACCGAAGCGATCCTGGCCGCCGGGATTCGCCGGGTGGTGGCCGCTATGACCGATCCCTTTCCCGCGGTGGCGGGGAGAGGGTTTCAGCGCCTGCGTGAGGCCGGGGTCGAGGTGATTGTCGGTGTGGGAGAAGTCGAAGCCCGCCGCCTCAATGCCGCCTACCTGAAGCGCGTCGCCACCGGCCAGCCCTGGGTGCATGCCAAATGGGCCATGAGTCTGGATGGGTGTCTGGCCAGTGACAGTGGGCACTCGTACTGGATCAGCAACGAGGCCTCCCGGTACCACGTGCATAAGTTGCGCGGCGTGATGGATGCCATCATTGTGGGGGCGAAGACGGTGCGCGTTGATGATCCGCTGCTCATCCCCCAACTGCCCACACCGCGCAAGCCGCGGCGAGTGGTGGTGTCGGCCAGCGGACAGTTGCCCTCGGAGGCCAAGCTCCTGCGCACCGCCCGCGAAGTGCCCACCCTGGTTTACACCACCGCCGAAGCCGTGCCCCGCCTCGCCGCCTGGCAAGCGGCCGGCGTCGAAATCGTCCCCCTGCCGCTGCAATCCCCCGCCGATCCTTCCGCTCCCCGGCTCTCCATCTCCGCTCTGCTGGACGACCTCGGCCGGCGCGGATGCACCCACGTCCTCGTGGAAGGAGGCCCAACCTTGTTCTCCTCCTTCTGGCAGGCCGATGCCATCGATGAATGGCATGTGTACCTCGCTCCTCTGCTGCTGGCCACGGGCCGAGTCCCCCTCCAGGGCCGCGCCGCCCGATTCATGTCGGACGCCCTCCACCTCGCCCAAGCGTCCATCGCGGCTTTCTCCGACAACGCCTACCTCCACGCCTACACCCCCCGCGGGCCGTTTGCCCCCTCCCCCCTGAAGTCCGCTCCATCCTGA
- a CDS encoding MATE family efflux transporter, translating into MLAPAPPPAPSASLSRAVLHLALPALFQQYLHLLVRLSDQFLADRFPLSDPAGRPYYLAALTTAGYIYWFISSYTVLVSVGATALVARAIGARDHRLAWQVTAQAVLLAGVFGSVGTVAGLAGLPHLLHLLQLEAAAVRFALEFLTPLALLLPFQMMETACTACLAGAGDTRTGLHVLGGVALLNLPLAWLLCFGIPPLVPGLGFAGIAWGTGLAHTLGCFILLRLLRQGRSGLRLQGQDLWPNGSLIRRLLRVSVPAAVDSLSMAVCQFWFLSVVNRLGATAAAAHGIALQWEALAYLAGGAFGTAAMALVGQNLGARQPQRASRAAWIAWGQGAAVMCGMGLVFVLAAKPMFRLFCHEADTQAVVQAGVPVLQLISLAMPALAAQIIFTAALRGAGDVRVPVLITWFGFLGIRLPLAHFLAWPEIPLGADLRLPALGLGLRGAWIAMVLDLWVRGLLLTWRFVAGRWRHIEV; encoded by the coding sequence ATGCTGGCTCCTGCACCTCCGCCTGCCCCTTCTGCCTCCCTGAGCCGGGCCGTCCTGCATCTGGCGCTCCCGGCCCTGTTCCAGCAATACTTGCACCTGCTGGTCCGCCTGTCCGATCAGTTCCTGGCCGACCGCTTCCCCCTGAGCGATCCTGCCGGGCGGCCCTACTACCTCGCCGCCTTGACCACCGCCGGGTACATCTACTGGTTCATCTCCAGCTACACGGTCCTGGTGAGTGTGGGAGCAACGGCGCTGGTGGCGCGGGCCATCGGAGCACGGGATCACCGGCTGGCCTGGCAGGTAACCGCTCAAGCGGTGCTGCTGGCGGGCGTCTTCGGTAGCGTGGGAACCGTCGCGGGGCTGGCCGGTTTGCCCCACCTTTTGCACCTGTTGCAGCTCGAAGCGGCGGCGGTGCGCTTCGCCCTGGAGTTCCTCACGCCTTTAGCCCTGCTCCTGCCCTTCCAGATGATGGAGACGGCCTGCACCGCCTGCCTGGCCGGCGCGGGGGATACCCGGACTGGTCTGCACGTCCTCGGCGGCGTCGCCCTGCTGAATCTCCCCCTGGCCTGGCTCTTGTGTTTCGGCATTCCTCCGCTGGTCCCCGGCCTGGGATTTGCCGGCATCGCCTGGGGAACCGGCCTGGCGCATACCCTCGGCTGTTTCATCCTGCTGCGGCTCTTGCGGCAGGGGCGCTCCGGCCTGCGCCTTCAGGGGCAGGATCTCTGGCCGAATGGCTCGCTCATCCGGCGGCTGCTGCGCGTCAGCGTCCCGGCAGCGGTGGATAGCCTATCGATGGCCGTCTGCCAGTTCTGGTTCCTCAGCGTGGTCAACCGGCTCGGAGCGACGGCGGCGGCAGCTCACGGCATCGCCTTGCAGTGGGAAGCTTTGGCCTATCTCGCCGGGGGAGCATTCGGCACGGCGGCGATGGCCCTGGTCGGGCAGAACCTGGGGGCGCGCCAGCCGCAGCGGGCAAGCCGGGCCGCCTGGATCGCTTGGGGGCAAGGGGCGGCCGTCATGTGCGGCATGGGGCTGGTCTTCGTCCTGGCTGCGAAGCCGATGTTCCGGCTCTTCTGTCACGAAGCGGATACGCAAGCAGTGGTCCAGGCGGGCGTCCCCGTCTTGCAACTTATCTCGCTGGCCATGCCGGCCCTGGCGGCGCAGATCATCTTCACCGCGGCCCTGCGCGGCGCCGGCGATGTCCGCGTGCCGGTCCTCATCACCTGGTTCGGCTTCCTCGGCATCCGCTTGCCATTGGCTCATTTCCTCGCTTGGCCGGAAATCCCTCTCGGTGCGGACCTCCGCCTGCCCGCCCTGGGCCTGGGACTGCGCGGCGCCTGGATCGCTATGGTCCTTGACCTGTGGGTCCGCGGTCTGCTCCTGACCTGGCGCTTCGTGGCCGGCCGCTGGCGCCACATCGAAGTCTGA